The sequence CATGGATTTAGACACTTCCTTCCTCTACTCTTCCCtccctcttttctttcttcttcttacttTCATCCTCATTCGTCGATCTCTTCAAGTTCGCAATAACTTACCTCCAAGTCCGCCTTCTCTTCCGATCATCGGTCATCTCCATCTCTTGAAAAAGCCACTCCATCGAAGTTTCCAAAGTCTTTCGGCCAAATATGGCCCTGTTATGACTCTCCGCCTCGGATCTAAGCTCGCCGTCGTTATATCCTCGTCGGCGGTGGTGGAGGAATGCTTCACTAAAAACGATGTCGTTCTCGCCAACCGTCCTTGTTTCCTCATTGGAAAATACATCGGCTATAACTATACTACCATGATTGTCGCTCCGTACGGCGACCACTGGCGGAACCTCCACCGAATTGGTGCCATTGAAATCTTCTCTTCATCTCGAATCAACAAATTCGTCGATATCCGGAAGGATGAAGTGAAGGGATTAGTACGAAAACTATTGCACAATTCGATCGATCGATTTTCGAAAGTTGAAATTCAATCGGCAATGTCAGAGCTGACGTTCAACATCTCGATGAGAATGGCGGCCGGGAAGAGGTATTGTGGCAAGGACGTAACGAACGAGGAAGAGGCGAAGAGGTTCAGGGAGTTGATTAAAGAGCTTGTGGCGATAGGAGGAGTATCAAATCCAGGGGATTTCTTACCCATATTGAATTGGATCCCGAACGGTTTTGAGAGGCAATTGGTTCAATTGGGGAAGAAAGTGGATGTGTTCTTGCAGGGGCTAATTGATGATCATCGcagaaagaaggaagaaggaaggAACACGATGATTGATCACTTTCTTTCT is a genomic window of Benincasa hispida cultivar B227 unplaced genomic scaffold, ASM972705v1 Contig1251, whole genome shotgun sequence containing:
- the LOC120068873 gene encoding cytochrome P450 81E8-like, whose translation is MDLDTSFLYSSLPLFFLLLTFILIRRSLQVRNNLPPSPPSLPIIGHLHLLKKPLHRSFQSLSAKYGPVMTLRLGSKLAVVISSSAVVEECFTKNDVVLANRPCFLIGKYIGYNYTTMIVAPYGDHWRNLHRIGAIEIFSSSRINKFVDIRKDEVKGLVRKLLHNSIDRFSKVEIQSAMSELTFNISMRMAAGKRYCGKDVTNEEEAKRFRELIKELVAIGGVSNPGDFLPILNWIPNGFERQLVQLGKKVDVFLQGLIDDHRRKKEEGRNTMIDHFLSLQESEPDHYNDQIIKGFIMVLLTAGSDTSAVTMEWTLSHLLNNPQVLKKAKDEIDSQIGQEQLVKE